The Cellulomonas sp. P24 genome contains a region encoding:
- a CDS encoding APC family permease: protein MAVIEEEPAQAPARSLRREIGLISLLWASMGSIIGSGWLFGAKTALATAGPAAIISWVVGGGAILILALVHAELGAMYPYSGGSARFPHFAFGGAAGASFGWFSWLQAATVAPIEVSAMISYAQHYSFASGWLDSKGLLTGSGLVIAVILMALVSSVNFLGIRALALTNSTATWWKVGAPLATILLVAILGGLHTSNFTAADGFSPDGAHGILAAVATSGIIFSYLGFEQADQLAGESTNPKRDIPVAVIGSIILGIIIYIALQVVFLLALPASAIGSTWSEVGTGLYTAFTGPWAQLASLVSLGWLAAILYLDAIISPAGTGLIYTAASSRVSYGLSRNGYVPMAFERLNKRGVPWVGVIVAFVIGCICFLPFPSWQSLVGLITSASVLMYAGAPLSFGVFRKRLPHAERPYRLPAGGFFAPLAFIVSNLIILWSTWDTDWKLGVAILLGYVILGINRIFKLNPHAPVLNWRAAQWLPVYLIGMGVIVYLSDYGPLKNPVIPLWWDIVVVSAFSLIIYYWAIAVALPSEQIQAMINESEESVALAG from the coding sequence ATGGCGGTCATCGAAGAAGAACCGGCCCAGGCCCCGGCGAGATCACTGCGACGGGAGATCGGCCTGATCTCCCTGCTGTGGGCCTCCATGGGGTCGATCATCGGGTCCGGCTGGCTGTTCGGCGCGAAGACCGCGCTGGCCACGGCCGGGCCGGCCGCGATCATCTCCTGGGTCGTCGGTGGTGGCGCGATCCTCATCCTCGCCCTGGTACATGCCGAGCTCGGGGCGATGTACCCCTACTCGGGCGGGTCGGCCCGGTTCCCGCACTTCGCGTTCGGCGGCGCGGCAGGGGCCTCGTTCGGCTGGTTCTCCTGGTTGCAGGCCGCGACGGTCGCGCCCATCGAGGTCTCGGCGATGATCAGCTACGCGCAGCACTACTCGTTCGCGAGCGGCTGGCTGGACTCGAAGGGCCTGCTGACCGGCAGCGGTCTGGTGATCGCCGTCATCCTCATGGCGCTCGTCTCGTCGGTGAACTTCCTCGGCATCCGCGCGCTCGCCCTCACCAACAGCACGGCGACGTGGTGGAAGGTCGGGGCGCCACTGGCGACCATCCTGCTCGTCGCGATCCTCGGCGGACTGCACACGTCGAACTTCACGGCCGCCGACGGCTTCTCTCCCGACGGTGCGCACGGCATCCTTGCCGCGGTCGCGACCAGCGGGATCATCTTCTCCTACCTCGGATTCGAGCAGGCCGACCAGCTCGCCGGCGAGAGCACGAACCCCAAGCGCGACATCCCGGTCGCCGTGATCGGTTCGATCATCCTCGGCATCATCATCTACATCGCCCTCCAGGTCGTCTTCCTGCTCGCCCTGCCCGCGAGCGCGATCGGGTCCACCTGGAGCGAGGTCGGCACCGGTCTCTACACCGCGTTCACCGGCCCCTGGGCGCAGCTCGCCTCACTGGTGAGCCTCGGCTGGCTCGCGGCGATCCTCTACCTCGACGCGATCATCTCTCCTGCGGGCACCGGCCTGATCTACACGGCGGCGTCGTCGCGCGTCTCCTACGGTCTGAGCCGCAACGGCTACGTCCCGATGGCCTTCGAGCGGTTGAACAAGCGCGGGGTGCCGTGGGTCGGCGTGATCGTGGCCTTCGTCATCGGGTGCATCTGCTTCCTGCCGTTCCCGAGCTGGCAGTCGCTGGTCGGCCTGATCACGAGCGCCAGCGTCCTGATGTACGCCGGCGCGCCGCTGTCGTTCGGGGTGTTCCGGAAGCGCCTCCCCCACGCCGAGCGCCCCTACCGGCTACCGGCCGGAGGCTTCTTCGCCCCGCTCGCCTTCATCGTCTCGAACCTCATCATCCTGTGGTCGACGTGGGACACCGACTGGAAGCTCGGCGTCGCGATTCTCCTCGGCTATGTGATCCTCGGGATCAACAGGATCTTCAAGCTGAACCCGCACGCTCCCGTCCTGAACTGGAGAGCCGCACAATGGCTTCCGGTGTATCTCATCGGAATGGGCGTGATCGTCTACCTGAGCGACTACGGGCCATTGAAGAACCCCGTCATCCCGTTGTGGTGGGACATCGTCGTCGTGAGCGCGTTCAGCCTGATCATCTACTACTGGGCGATCGCGGTCGCACTGCCCAGCGAGCAGATCCAGGCCATGATCAACGAGTCGGAGGAGTCCGTCGCCCTCGCCGGCTGA
- a CDS encoding ferritin family protein, translated as MSRTIRILAVAAAVGVLLAPTAQAATLDPSTDANLHTALQIEAFDWARYTVYAEQADREGAGSASALFTTTATEDRYVHAAELAVPAALVGDNAQNLRAAIDGETYEATVMYPEFAATARAEGCTRAANIFDSIAKEEMMHANKYTAALSAILTGSGPIPRASALQWITVTPQLPRCGGQTLTNLATAMHGESLAQVKYDLFAQVARDSGQTALADLFAGTGQVEFREHFSDEANLAGLMGDTATNLTNAAVSEDLEATVTYPGFAQEATASGDTDEAVLFEGLASAEALQRDAFLAEG; from the coding sequence ATGTCTCGCACCATCCGCATCCTGGCCGTCGCCGCGGCGGTCGGAGTCCTGCTCGCACCGACTGCGCAGGCCGCAACGCTGGACCCGTCCACCGACGCGAACCTGCACACTGCGCTGCAGATCGAGGCCTTCGACTGGGCCCGCTACACGGTGTACGCCGAGCAGGCCGACCGAGAGGGGGCTGGATCAGCGTCCGCCTTGTTCACGACGACCGCCACTGAGGACCGCTACGTCCACGCGGCCGAGCTGGCCGTTCCCGCTGCCCTCGTGGGCGACAACGCCCAGAACCTCCGCGCCGCCATCGACGGCGAGACCTACGAGGCGACGGTCATGTACCCCGAGTTCGCTGCCACCGCCCGCGCCGAGGGGTGCACCCGGGCCGCGAACATCTTCGACTCCATCGCCAAGGAGGAGATGATGCACGCCAACAAGTACACCGCGGCGCTCTCGGCGATCCTGACCGGCAGCGGCCCGATCCCTCGGGCTTCCGCGCTGCAGTGGATCACCGTCACCCCCCAGCTCCCCAGGTGCGGCGGACAGACCCTGACGAACCTCGCCACCGCGATGCACGGTGAGTCTCTCGCCCAGGTCAAGTACGACCTGTTCGCGCAGGTCGCCCGCGACTCCGGCCAGACCGCGCTCGCCGACCTGTTCGCGGGTACCGGACAGGTGGAGTTCCGCGAGCACTTCTCGGACGAGGCGAACCTCGCAGGCCTGATGGGAGACACCGCGACGAACCTCACGAACGCTGCCGTGTCCGAGGACCTCGAGGCGACGGTGACCTACCCGGGCTTCGCCCAGGAAGCCACGGCATCGGGTGACACCGACGAGGCCGTGCTCTTCGAGGGGCTGGCGAGCGCCGAGGCCCTTCAGCGCGACGCCTTCCTCGCCGAGGGCTGA